Proteins encoded together in one Impatiens glandulifera chromosome 1, dImpGla2.1, whole genome shotgun sequence window:
- the LOC124918865 gene encoding G2/mitotic-specific cyclin-2-like: MDLSGENNIPTNPKVRKFGVEIRPNPNARRVVSSINKNLVSLHPYPRVVNKRAIPSGDSLKNEVIHRPITRKYAAQIATANQPKKQPDSSSSFTVWEDIPFPSNDEQQHVPMSLELEEQPEATMADEKDNNMEIEMEDIFDETILDIDGPDAKNPLAVSEYVTDLYSHYKRIEKTVSSDYLSIQSDISENMRSILIDWLIEVHHKFDLREETLFLIINVIDRFLSKESVMKKNLQLVGLVAMLLACKYEEVSIPVVDDLIFISDKAYTRKDILQMEKLMLNKLQFNMSVPTAYVFIKRFLKAAESDKKLEFMSLYLTELSLVNYKMLKFSPSFLAAAAIYTAQCTLYGVKQWNKTCEWYSSYSEDQLLECSKLIVGFHQNASTGKLTGVYRKYSMSRFGYAAKSEPALFLLMDE, from the exons ATGGATTTGTCTGGCGAGAACAATATTCCTACTAACCCAAAAG TGAGAAAATTTGGAGTTGAGATCAGACCGAACCCAAATGCTCGAAGAGTTGTTAGTTCGATTAACAAGAATCTAGTGTCTCTTCATCCTTATCCTCGGGTTGTTAACAAAAGAGCTATTCCAAG TGGTGATAGTTTGAAGAATGAAGTAATTCACAGACCAATCACAAg GAAATACGCAGCTCAAATTGCGACCGCCAATCAACCAAAGAAACAACCagattcatcatcatcatttacTGTATGGGAAGATATTCCATTCCCAAGCAATGATGAACAACAGCATGTTCCAATGTCCTTGGAGTTGGAAGAACAACCAGAAGCAACAATGGCGGATGAGAAAGACAACAACATG GAGATCGAAATGGAAGACATATTCGACGAAACAATCTTGGACATTGACGGTCCTGATGCCAAGAACCCTCTTGCTGTCTCTGAATATGTTACCGATCTTTATTCTCACTACAAAAGAATTGAGAAAACAGTTTCATCAGATTACTTATCAATTCAATCGGATATCAGTGAGAATATGAGATCTATTCTAATTGACTGGCTGATTGag GTACATCACAAGTTTGATTTGAGGGAAGAGACACTGTTTCTGATCATTAATGTTATTGATAGATTCTTGTCTAAAGAATCTGTAATGAAGAAGAATCTTCAATTAGTCGGTTTGGTTGCTATGCTTTTAGCTTGCAAATATGAGGAAGTTTCTATTCCTGTTGTGGATGATCTTATTTTCATCTCAGACAAGGCTTATACAAGAAAAGATATTCTTCAAATG GAGAAATTGATGCTTAATAAATTACAGTTCAATATGTCAGTTCCAACAGCATATGTATTCATTAAAAGGTTTCTCAAAGCTGCTGAATCAGACAAGAag TTGGAGTTCATGTCATTATACTTGACCGAACTGAGTCTGGTGAATTACAAAATGCTGAAATTTTCTCCATCTTTCTTGGCGGCGGCGGCGATTTATACTGCTCAGTGCACCTTGTACGGGGTTAAGCAATGGAACAAGACTTGTGAATGGTATTCAAGTTATTCAGAGGATCAGCTTCT AGAATGTTCGAAATTGATAGTGGGTTTTCATCAAAATGCATCAACTGGAAAATTAACAGGGGTGTATAGGAAGTATTCAATGTCCAGATTTGGATATGCAGCAAAATCTGAACCTGCTCTGTTCTTGCTAATGGAtgaataa
- the LOC124918864 gene encoding butanoate--CoA ligase AAE1-like: MNQIGRALPRFLLTVNRILPACITQIRSYSVSFSESAENHPFLPETANHVPLSPISFLERASRVFADRTSVVYGPLHFTWRQTRDRCVRLASAIADLGISTGDVVATLAPNIPAMHELHFAVPMAGAVLCTLNTRHNSSMISILLKHSESKILFVDYELLDLAIAASDHLTDEGIKPPILVVITEGIVPCSSKFHDYERFIANGRIEFDIKRPKSEFDPISVNYTSGTTSRPKGVVYSHRGAYLNTLSNLFLHEMAKTPVYLWTVPMFHCNGWCLIWGVAALGGTNVCLRNVSAKNIFENVSRHKVTHLAGAPTVLNMIVNSSPTERAPLPHVVEVMTGASPPPPQIFLKMEEMGFRVSHLYGLTETYGPGTSSVWKPEWDRLSLDDRLKMRARQGIPHLGLEEVDVKDPETLESVPNDGKTVGEIMFRGNTVMSGYLKDPEATEAAFRGGWFRTGDLGVMHPDRYLEVKDRSKDIIISGGENVSSLEVERVLYCHPAVVEVAVVGRPDNHWGQTVCAFVKLNDGFEVQEDEMIRFCRDRLPHYMAPRTVLFEDLPKTSTGKIQKFLLREKAKSMGSLF, encoded by the exons ATGAATCAGATCGGTAGAGCGTTGCCTCGATTCCTGCTCACTGTTAATAGAATTCTACCGGCATGCATCACACAGATACGGAGTTACTCTGTCAGCTTCTCGGAATCTGCAGAGAATCATCCATTTCTACCAGAAACTGCGAATCACGTTCCTCTCTCTCCTATAAGCTTTCTGGAACGAGCATCCAGAGTTTTCGCTGACAGGACATCCGTCGTCTACGGTCCTCTCCACTTCACATGGCGCCAGACTCGGGATCGCTGCGTCAGGCTCGCTTCCGCCATCGCCGATCTTGGAATTTCAACTGGAGATGTC GTCGCCACTCTAGCCCCAAATATTCCAGCAATGCATGAGCTACATTTTGCAGTACCAATGGCTGGAGCCGTCTTATGCACATTAAACACTCGTCATAACTCCTCCATGATCTCTATTCTACTCAAACATTCAGAAAGTAAGATCCTCTTCGTGGATTATGAATTACTTGACCTTGCCATCGCTGCATCAGACCATCTCACAGACGAAGGAATCAAGCCGCCCATCCTAGTTGTGATTACCGAAGGAATCGTCCCCTGTTCTTCAAAATTCCACGACTACGAGAGATTCATAGCAAACGGAAGAATTGAATTCGACATAAAACGTCCAAAATCCGAATTCGATCCGATCAGCGTAAACTACACATCCGGCACGACTTCCCGTCCCAAAGGAGTCGTGTACAGTCATAGAGGCGCATATCTCAACACCCTTTCCAACTTATTCCTTCACGAAATGGCCAAAACACCGGTCTATCTATGGACCGTCCCCATGTTTCATTGCAACGGTTGGTGCCTAATTTGGGGCGTGGCGGCTCTAGGCGGCACCAATGTTTGCCTGAGAAACGTCTCTGCTAAGAACATATTCGAGAACGTATCTCGCCATAAAGTCACCCATTTGGCCGGCGCTCCGACCGTTCTCAATATGATCGTCAATTCCTCTCCAACCGAGAGAGCCCCACTTCCTCACGTGGTCGAAGTCATGACCGGAGCCTCTCCTCCCCCGCCGCAAATCTTTCTCAAGATGGAGGAGATGGGTTTTCGTGTTTCTCATTTATACGGATTAACAGAAACCTACGGCCCTGGAACCTCCTCAGTATGGAAACCCGAATGGGATCGTCTGTCGTTGGACGATCGTCTGAAGATGAGGGCTCGACAAGGAATCCCCCATCTGGGTCTTGAGGAAGTCGATGTGAAGGACCCGGAAACTCTAGAGAGTGTCCCGAACGACGGGAAGACAGTCGGGGAGATCATGTTCAGAGGGAATACGGTTATGAGTGGATACCTAAAAGATCCAGAGGCTACAGAGGCGGCGTTCAGAGGTGGGTGGTTCAGAACAGGCGATCTGGGAGTGATGCATCCAGACAGGTATTTAGAAGTTAAGGATCGATCCAAGGATATTATAATTTCGGGCGGAGAGAACGTAAGTAGTTTGGAGGTGGAGAGAGTTTTGTATTGTCATCCGGCGGTTGTTGAAGTGGCGGTGGTTGGGAGACCGGATAATCACTGGGGGCAAACGGTTTGTGCGTTCGTGAAGTTAAATGATGGATTTGAGGTACAGGAGGATGAGATGATTAGGTTTTGTCGGGATCGATTGCCGCATTATATGGCTCCACGAACGGTGCTGTTTGAAGATTTGCCGAAAACGTCGACCGGGAAGATTCAGAAGTTTTTGCTCAGGGAGAAAGCCAAATCCATGGGAAGCCTATTTTAG